The sequence GGAAAGGTCACGACCGCCAGCGCTCCTTGCTCCGGCAATTGATCAACGTTGGTCAGCAGCTCGATCTGGTAGTGATTCGTCCCCAGGACATAAGTCTCCAGCGTGTAGTCATCTTTCGCGGTCGAAAGGCCGGGATCGGTGTCGGTCGTCTCGTGGCCGCTCGCGGTGATCTTTCGCGTTTCGTAGAGATAGGTCAGAACCTCCTGGCTCCAGCCGGGATAGTGGGGCGTTCCCGCTGCGTCTTCGTTGCGCATCGCCTTGGCGTCGGGCCACCGTTTTGACCAATCGGTCCGCATCACGCAAAAGGCGCCTTTCGGGACTTCGCCGTATTTCTCTTCCCAGGCCTTCACATCTTCCATGCGAATGACGTAGTCCGGATTCTGTTCGACCGCTGCATGGACGTCGAACACGACCAGCGGCAGGATCATTTCTTCCGGCTTGATCTCGTCGATCGTCCGCAATCCTTCCACGAAATGCGCCGGCGGATCGCAGTGCGTTCCCCATTGCCCGACGATCTGGTACCGCTGGGCGAAGAAACCGGAGCCCATTAATCCCGGGGCAGGCTTGTACGAGTAGATCGTCTCCAGCTCTTCATCCGGAAATCCGGGCCAATGTGGGATGCCAGGCTCAAAGGAATGGGTCAGATCGACGAACTCCTTTTTAGCGAGCAGCTCGTGGATTTCCCACAGGCTCGGCTCCTGCGTTTTGGCCGGGACGCCGATCGCCTTGTGAGAACTGTCGCAGCCGAGGGCGAGTGCAACCACTAGATAGGACGTAACGCCGAGGCCGAGGCGCAGATTCATGACTCGTTTTCCCGCAGGAGGTGCGAAGCGAACTCCGCGATTCTAACCGGTTGCCGGCGGGACGGCGAATTCGCCCATCCAAGACGCTGCATAAACGCGAACGCCGCTGGAAATCGTGATCGCATTACGCGAGAATTCAGCGACATCAACGATTGATAGACCAAGAGGAATTGAACGTGCCGAATGACATTCGTGAGCGACTCATCCAAGCCAAGGCGCAACTTCGCAGCAAACAGAAGCTGGACGCCATGCTCGAAGAAGAGCGGGTACAACTTGGTTCGCTGCAAGAGAGTTGCAGTCGGATGGCGCGGATCCTCGACAAAGAAAAAGCGGACGTCGACAATCTCGAGGGCTTCAGTCTGGTCGGCTTGTTCTATTCGATCCTCGGAACCAAAGAAGAGCGACTGGAAACCGAGCGGCAAGAGTATCTGGCCGCCAAATTGAAGTACGAAGAGAGCGCCGAAGCGGTCGACGAAGCGCAGCGGGAAATCGAGGAACTGGTCGCCCAACTCGCCGTGCTCAAGGATGCCGAGAGCGAATACAACCAACTGCTAAAAGAGAAAGAAAAATTCCTCACTCAGAACGGCGACCCGACTATTGCCGCCATCCTGAAACTGAACGATCAGGTAGTCGACCTGGAAGCGGATCGCAAGGAACTTTACGAAGCGATCCGAGCCGGCACGACCGCCTTACGGTCGCTGGAGTCGGTCCGCAGCGATCTCAATTCCGCCGAGAACTGGGGAACCTGGGATATGCTGGGCGGCGGGGCCGCGTCGACTTGGATCAAACATTCCCGTATCGACTCGGCCCGACGGCAAGCCCAAGTCGCCCAACGACACCTGCGACACTTCCAAAAAGAACTCGCCGACGCCGACGAACGACTCCAGGTTTCGCTCAGCGACTTCGGCAGCTTCCTGACCTTCGCCGACTATTTTTTCGACGGCTTGATCGTCGACTGGGTCGTGCAGTCAAAAATTCAAAACGCTTCGAGCGCCTGCGGAACCGCCATCCGGCAGGTTTCGTCGGCAATCTATAAATGCCGCCATCGGCACGCGGAAACCGAAGCCAAACTCGACCAGCTCGCCGACGAGCGGCGCCGGCTGATCGAAGAGGCGTAGAAGGGGAGGAGCTGCTATTTCCCCACGCAGAACAGAGTTGACGTGCCGCGGATGAGCAGACGACCCGGACCGGGCACCGGCGAGGCGATCACCGATTCGCCCATGTCGTTTTCGTCCAGCAGCTTGAAGCCGTCGCGAATGTCAGCGACCAAGACGACGCCGTCTTCCCGCGGGGCGTAAAGGATGCCGCCGGCGATCAGCGGCGATCCATAGTAGTTGGTCCGATGTTTGGGAAAGGCGCCTTCCCAAATGGTTTTGCCGGTTGCCGGGTCGAAGCACGTGACTTTCCCTTTGTCCCCCACCAGATAGATCTTGTCTTGATAAACGATCGGCGAAGGAACAAACGTGCCGATGTCGTCTCGATCCCACAAACGATTGGTTTCGGTGACGTCTCCCTCTCCTTGCAGACGCACGCCATGCAGCCGAGGAATCCCGCGATCGTTGCGACCATAAGCGATCACCGCGACATCCCCCACCACGACCGGCGTGGCGATCGTCGGCCACAGCTTGTTCCCATCGGGGTTGAAGCCGCCGCAACTCCAGACCAGTTTTCCCGTTTTGGCGTTATGGATCGTGAGGTGTTCGCCGCCCCAGGTAAGCAGCGACTCTTCGCCTTGAAATTCAATCACGACCGGCGTGGAATAGCCGTGATCGCATTCCACTGGGGTTTCGTAGTTGCGGGCAACTTTCCAGGCCAATTCGCCGGTCGCTTTGTCAAACGCCGCCAGCCACGATTCCCCTTGGTGCATCCGGGCCATGACCACAAAATCTTGCGTCAGCACCGGCGACGTCCCGTGATCCCAAAACAGCGTGTCGGGTCCGTAACGTTCGACCAAATTGGTTTCCCAGGCGGTCTTGCCTTGCAAATCGACCGCCGCCAGCGTGCCGCTTTTGAAGTAGACGAAAACATGCTTGCCGTCCGTGGTGGGCGAAGCGTTACAACCCGAGCCGTTGCGATGCTTGCCGGGGTTTTCGCCACCGAACTGAACGTTCCATAACGGCTTGCCGTCGGCGTCCAGAGCGATCAGCGCGTCTTTGCCGTCGATCGGAGCGGTGACGTAAATCGCGTCATGCCAAACGATCGGAGTCGAACATCCTTTCCCGGAGAACTCCGTTTTCCACAGCACCTTCTCAGCGTCCCACTCGGTCGGCAAATCGACCAGCGGCGAACTCCCCGTATCGTTGGGTCCCCGCCATTTCGGCCAATCGGCCAACTTCTCGGCGGAGGCGACGTTTGCGGCAGAGAGCACAACAGCGAGGGCGAGCAGTGCCAACAAGCGAATGAGCGGCATAGGAAGGGTTCCGCGGGAGGGAGGGAGAGAAAGATCGCGATCAACTGCCTGCATTCTGCCGGACGGAGGGCGCCCGGTCAACGATGTGGCGGCCCGAAGATCAGACAGGCCAACCGTGCAATCCGGCCGTCTAGCTGAGAATGTTTGCCAATTTTGACGAAACCCTTGCGGTCGAGAGGAAAATGAGTAAAACCGCTCGCGACGAAATTCGATCCAACGGCGAATGGAACAGGAAAAATGAACTATTACACGATGAACACGGGGCACAAGGAATTCTGCCCGCGAGTTGAGATCGGCGACGAAGCAATCGATGAGCTTTGGAGCTTTATGTCCGACGACGGCTGGCGTCCAATTCCAATCATGCCTGGATATTCTGTGGACGTGAGTCTGCCGAAGTTCGGCCTCTTCGCCACAATCGCCCGTCGTGAGAACAAGAACATATACCCCGTCGCGGCGCTAGGCGTGATCGACAACGAAGAGGACGCCCGTCAGGTCTGGAAACGGCTCGAGAGCGACTATCTGAGACTCGGCGATCGACCGGGCTACCGATCAGCGGATCTCGCTGTTCCCCGCATGCCGAATTCGGTCCCGTGGTGCACCGTCTATCGACTAGAACCGATCGACGTGGGGACGCTCTGGATTACGATCTTCGAACGCGCGTTGGCTTGGACTTGGATTGAATGGAGGAAGCGTCCAGGGCCGTAACCACACGCTTCAGCGACTCGAATAACCAAAATCGTACAGAGGGACGACCATGTTGTACGGTTTCCAGACGAGCCTACCGTCGTCCACATTCGCTAGGAATGGCAGTGATCACAATTGGCGATTACGCGTTTCGGTGCGAATGAAAAACCCCGCCCAACTTGGTGCCGGCGGCGTTTTTGTGCTTTGTTGCGTACGCAGGGGTTCGAGTGCGACTTGCTCCTGGACCACAGGAACAAGTTTATGCGTTCGTAGAATCAATTCCAGTCACGGGACTAGAGAAGTAGCTTACGCACTTTCGACTTGATCTGTTGCATTCGACGAGAGATCGATGCATGGCCTTGCAGACCTAGCTCATTCGCAATTTCCGCTTGAGTTTTCCCTTGCCGGATCGCGACCAACAATGTTCGATCTCGGCGGGGTGGCACTGTTAGCCAATCGCTTTCTTCGGGTGGCGTTGTCGTCTGCGACGGTGTCTTCATTCGGAAAGGGGCGTTTCGCCGATAAACTTCGACGAAGTATTATACGTTCGAAGCGAAGCGAATTGGCAACACCATCGAGATGCGAACCCACTACAATCGTCCGGCATGAAGAGCACTGTCGCAGACGACAGTGGCACCCAAGAGGAGAACGTCCGTCAGTGCCACCCCGCCGGGAAAATCAACAGGCTGCTAGGGGACAAATTCGCCCGTTTTAATCTTGGTAACCTCTTCTAGATGAGCCAGCTTGCCATCAAAAGTAAACTCCCAATCCTCGTCCTCTCCATCTCCGCCAATCTTGTCGTCACGTCCTAGGCTCCAAACGCGCACGACCGATTCTCCATCCGATTGCCAATGTAGCGGCCGCCCCCAGTCATCGATCATTTTGCAATCGCGATTTGGTAACTCCGGCATTTCGCCGGGATCGGTCGGAACTTTGCCGTGCAGGCTCCAGTAATCGCGAATTCGAAGACTCGTGACGCGAAGTGCTCCATAGGTCTGAGATCCGGGCGGCGCTAAATCGACAAATGTCCCCACGATCGTTCGACATCCCACGCAGGCGGAGGTGACGAAAAAGATGGCGATCAGTCCAGCGGATCTATTGCGAATCATCTTTTTTGTTCTCGTGTTTTAGAGGAGGACCGAACCCAAATTTTTTGGCAGCGTCAGCAAATTCATGATTCGTGTAATTTACGCAGTTGAACCAGAAGGCTGAATAGCGATCTTTGTCTAATGCTCGTTCATTTTCCATAAATGTGAACCAAGCAATGTCCTCTTTCGGAGTCGTCCGCAAAGTGGAAACGATATGTTTAGCATTGAGTTCGTAGTTCAGATCCCTCTTAATCTGGCCTTCGGCGGGGTGGCACTGTTTGCCAATCTTATTCTTCGGGTGCCACTGTCGTCTGCGACAGTGTCTTCATTCGGAATGGGGCGTTTGCAAGCCTCCAACATCCCAGAACTCGGACGGAATTCGATTAAGTCTTGGCAAATGCGTTTCGACGACTCCCGATTCATGGAATCGCATGCTTGACCATTTCCAATCGACCGCTCGGCGGCAAAGTCCTCTTCGGACGGGGTTCTCGTGAATGTACTCGATCGCCGCTTCTACGGCCCCCCGGTCGTACAAATTACGATCGTAACCGGAGCCTTCTTGCCAGAAGCGAAAGCAATGTTGGCCTGGTCGGGTCTGGATCGTCAACTCATCCAAGAGTTGCGACCGAGCTTCAACAAGCATCGCCTTTATTTTCGCCGAGGAAGAACGCTTCATTCGTTGCAGCAATCGACTAATGTTCGCATCGTGCGTCGTCGGCAAGACCAAGAGATGAACATGCTCCGGCATGAAGACCATCGCAACCAGTGGACAATGCTCGGTCAGACACGCGTCATCGATCGCACGAGCGAAGATTGTCCGCCACGCGTCGTTGGTCAACAGTGGACGACGACGGTAACAGGAAAACGTCAGTTCATGGAAGTGACCAGGAACATGAAAATGCTTTACCCGTTTACGGTGCGACGCTTCGCCGTTCATGCCTTGCAAGGTATTGCATCGTCTGTCGAAAGTCAATAGAATGGCTTGGCAGTATTCGTCTGGACTCTTAAAGGCGGCGAACCTACGAGCTCATCGGGCCGAAGAGCACTGTCGCAGACGACAGTGGCACCCAAGAGGAGAACGTCCGTCAGTGCCACCCCGCCGAAGAGGTCGCCCAGAAGCACTACATGCAGATTCGCGAGACCGATTTCGCCAACGCGATTCAGCAATCAAGCGCGGCGCAAAAAGCGGCGCAGACATCATTCGACGTAACGAGACAAGGCGAGCCATCCAAGGGACTTGAACTGCGTCCGAAACGCAAAAGTCCCGAGAATGTCTCGCCTTGTCTACCTACGTCGTTCGTTGACTTGACGAATCAAAATCAACTGATGGGCGATATTGGACTCGAACCAACGACCTCCGCCGTGTGAAGACGGCGCTCTAACCAGCTGAGCTAATCGCCCGTGTTTGGGTGGGAGTTTGATCCCAACCTGGCTCGTCGCTAAAAGGGACGAACCTGAGGAGGTCCGGGTTCGCTTGTTCGGCGAAATTGACCTCGTCAGGTTCGTCAGTTTATCGGTTTTCCCCGGCGCCGACTAGCGGATATCTGGGGCGGGGGGGACAAAATCGGTTAGCCGTTTTCCAGCTTCTGCGGTTCGGCCGGCGGGGGCTCGAACTTCGGTGCAGTCGCTTCGGCGTAGTCGTCATAGTCGTCGTAGTTCGAAGAGCTGACCGATTTCGAGGAATAGCCGCGGTCGTTGACCGTGTCCTCGACTTCTTTGGTGGCGCTATGGAACTCCGACTGGATGTCGCTAAGCCCTTTCTTGAAGTCGGCGTAGCTGCGCCCCAGCGAACGGGCGACCGACGGCAGATTCTTGCCGAACAGGAGCACCGCCAGCACGGCGACGATCATCATCTCTTGCATTCCCAAGCCGCCCAGAAATCCGAAGATTACCGGCATGGAAACGACGGGTAGAGTCAACATCAGGACAGTACCTTCGTTCAATACGCGAATGGAGAAAAAGTGACGCGATCGGGCGAGTTACGCCTTTTTCGCTTCCTCTTCGTCCTCATCGTGAACGGGCTTATCCTTCATCCCCGACTTGAATTCGCCCACGCCTTGTCCCAGGCTGCGCATCAATTGGGGAAGTTTGGTAGATCCAAACAACAGAAGAACGATGAACAACACAATCAGAAGTTCTTGCCAGCCTAAACCCATGTTCTTACCTCGTTGTCAAACGAAGACGGAGATAGAACACGCAACCAAGTAGGCGAAAGCGGGTAAGCGCCTCTAGCGGGCCCTACCAGAACCAATACTCGTGCGGTCCTTTGCGCAAACCAAATGCGCGAAGGGTGCGGCGCCTTGCCGCATCCAACGGTCAATTTTACTCGTCCTCCCCTAACTGTAAAGGGAACAATTACTAGCAGAGGAGTGCGGGTATCCTAGCGCGGGGCCAGATTTTCCGGTTTTGACGAGATTCGGACCCCTCCGGCCGGGACCTGCAGCGGCGCCTGGGCGACCGGAGCAGGGCGGTTCTGAAGGTCATAATAGATGGGAAGATAGCGAAAATAGACTTCCAGGGACAACGTCGCCATCGCGGTCGAATAGACTCGCCCCCCGTAGCAGCCCCAGACGGTGTCTGGATCCCAGCTCCCCGCTTCCAGGCCGCCGGCTCGTTGGCTGGTCAGCAGCTGACGCTGCAGCGACGCGCTCCAGGCATGCCACCGTTCTCCCTGCAGCTGGTGCATCCCGATGGTGCCGTAGTACCAGAAGTAAAGGTTCGGCCGGCCGGGGCCTGGCTCAAACCGAGCCAGGTAGTTGGCCGCTTCCTCGACCGTCTCCTTGCTGTTCTCCGCATCCATAAAGACGCGGCAGACGAGGGCCTCGGCGGTCATTACCGGGGTGGTCCGTTCGCCGGGACGATAACTGGCCAAACCGTTGTGGTCGCCGGAGGAGACGCTGCGCAAAAAGCGAGTCATCAATTCGCGGGTTCGCTCGGGAGTTTCAATCCCCGACAGTTGGGCGCTGTGGAGCGCCAAAACCTGCCAACCGAACTGGCTGGTATCTCCGAGGTCGCCCGGCTGATAGCGCCAACCGCCCGAGGTTTGATGCTGCGACTGGAACGAGTAGTTCAGCGCCGCTTCCAGGGCAGGGCGAATCCGATCGTCGCGAGTCATTGCGTACGCTTCGCTCAGGGCGAGCATCGCGATCCCGTGGCAGTACATCTGGGCAAACAGGCGAGCGTCGCCGGCCAGCGATCCGGTATCGTGCTGGTGCGAGATGATGAACTCGAGCCCGTGCTGCACGTTGGTCCGGTGTTTCCCTTCCAGGTGCGTATGACCGCGAGCCATGAAGGCGAGCACCGCCAGGCCGGTCACGCCGGTATCGGCGTCGGCGCCAGCGCCGTAACGATCATGTCCCAGGACTTTCTGTTCGTTGCCGGCCGAGTGACGACTGGCGTCCCAGCGACCGTCATCTTCTTGATTCGCGGCTAGCCAAACCAGCGCGGCGTCAATCGACGCTTCAATCCGCGGGTCGCCACCCTGGGCTTGGATGATGTCTTTTTGGTTGTCGGCGACGCGGGCCTGCATTGCCAACGGAAGGGGCGAAGCGGCCAACGTGCGGCGACTGGTCGCCGGGACCGGAACTCCCAGCTGATCGAGCTGGGCCAGTTTCTTCTGATCGCCCGAAGCGCGAGCCGACGCCAGTTGAGCCGGCGTGCCGTCCGAACCTTCCGGCGACGTGGCGGTCGGTCCGTCAAAACGATTGTCGGCGGCGCGCAGCTGATCGATTTCGCTTTGAATCGCATCGGCCGGCGCCGCGGTGGCGGCCATCTCGGCCAGCTGATGGATCTGATCGTCCATGTGACGATCGTCCTGGCTCGGTTCGATCTGCGGCGGGGTCGCTTCGGGCACGGTCGGTCCGGTCGAATCGCGACGAGCCAAGGTAGGCGCCATCGGCGTGTTGCCCATCGCGTCGATAACCTCAGCAGCCGCTTCGGCAGCGACTGGCGCGGCGGCGACCGCAGCAATTTCGGCGGCGGCAATCATCGAGCCGCGCGGCGCGATCGACGGTTCGACCGGGGCCGTATGGTTTTCGACAAGCTCGGTCGGCTCGGCCATTTCGACCGGCGGCGCGATCGCTTCGCTTAGCGGCGCATCTTCCAGCGGCCAATCTTGCGGCGCGTCGGCGGCGACGGCCGGTTGACTGTCAGGTCGGGCCAACGGCGCCGCTTGCGGCGACGGCAGTTGGGCGACGTTGGTCACATCCCACGGCTTGGCTTGCGCTTGCTCTGGCGACTGGCGGTCGGTTTTTTCTTCAAAAGCGACGTTTGAGAGTTTGAAGCTCAGCGGCGCCGGCGTGCGAGCCGGCCCCGGCGAAAAGAGCTGCGTCATGTGGGCGTAGGCGATCAACAGCAAGTGAGCGAAGATCGACAGAACGACGCACTTCGAGAGCGGTTTGGCCTGGCCCCAGCGGGTCTGCATCAAGACGAGCAGTGAGATCGTCAAAACGGCGAGCCCGACCCACATGACGTTCCAGATCACGTGGGAAGAGAGCCAGGTCGAATTGGCGTCGGCCAGCAAAGCGCCCATGGAACTATCTCGTATTCGTTTCTCGTTGCGCCAAACGAACGGAGATGCCCATCTCGTTGATTCCTGCGCTGCGGCAAGCGTTCAACACCGAGGCGACGTTTTGAAACGGGATTTCGGCGTCGCCGCGAACCAGCACGCCCAGATCCTCATATTCGCCGCGAGCGGCGGAGAGCGCCATTTGCAGCTGTTCGATGTCCAATTCCTGGCGATCGAGCATGATCCGCCCGTCGCGATAAATGTTGACCACCTTCCGCTCAGGCGCGGCGGTCAGCGCGCCGACGTCGTTGACGGCGGGAACTTCGAGCCCGATCTTCCGTTCGAGCTCGGTGAATTTCGTACCGACCATGAAGAAGATGATCAACAAGAAGACGATGTCGATCATCGGCGTCAAGTTGAGCGTCGGCGTCTCGTCGATGTGCGTTTTAAGAGGCACCTTCCTGGCTCCTTTGTGCGAGCGATTCCGTTCGCCCTAGCGGTTACGCGGCTCGACGGGACGACTTCTTGGCGCCGCCGCGACGTTCTTTCCAACCATCCGACGCGATCGCGTTGACCACTTC is a genomic window of Blastopirellula sediminis containing:
- a CDS encoding cyclase family protein, encoding MNLRLGLGVTSYLVVALALGCDSSHKAIGVPAKTQEPSLWEIHELLAKKEFVDLTHSFEPGIPHWPGFPDEELETIYSYKPAPGLMGSGFFAQRYQIVGQWGTHCDPPAHFVEGLRTIDEIKPEEMILPLVVFDVHAAVEQNPDYVIRMEDVKAWEEKYGEVPKGAFCVMRTDWSKRWPDAKAMRNEDAAGTPHYPGWSQEVLTYLYETRKITASGHETTDTDPGLSTAKDDYTLETYVLGTNHYQIELLTNVDQLPEQGALAVVTFPKPLKGSGFPARVFAILP
- a CDS encoding outer membrane protein assembly factor BamB family protein encodes the protein MPLIRLLALLALAVVLSAANVASAEKLADWPKWRGPNDTGSSPLVDLPTEWDAEKVLWKTEFSGKGCSTPIVWHDAIYVTAPIDGKDALIALDADGKPLWNVQFGGENPGKHRNGSGCNASPTTDGKHVFVYFKSGTLAAVDLQGKTAWETNLVERYGPDTLFWDHGTSPVLTQDFVVMARMHQGESWLAAFDKATGELAWKVARNYETPVECDHGYSTPVVIEFQGEESLLTWGGEHLTIHNAKTGKLVWSCGGFNPDGNKLWPTIATPVVVGDVAVIAYGRNDRGIPRLHGVRLQGEGDVTETNRLWDRDDIGTFVPSPIVYQDKIYLVGDKGKVTCFDPATGKTIWEGAFPKHRTNYYGSPLIAGGILYAPREDGVVLVADIRDGFKLLDENDMGESVIASPVPGPGRLLIRGTSTLFCVGK
- a CDS encoding type II secretion system protein GspG, with product MIDDWGRPLHWQSDGESVVRVWSLGRDDKIGGDGEDEDWEFTFDGKLAHLEEVTKIKTGEFVP
- a CDS encoding REP-associated tyrosine transposase yields the protein MNGEASHRKRVKHFHVPGHFHELTFSCYRRRPLLTNDAWRTIFARAIDDACLTEHCPLVAMVFMPEHVHLLVLPTTHDANISRLLQRMKRSSSAKIKAMLVEARSQLLDELTIQTRPGQHCFRFWQEGSGYDRNLYDRGAVEAAIEYIHENPVRRGLCRRAVDWKWSSMRFHESGVVETHLPRLNRIPSEFWDVGGLQTPHSE
- a CDS encoding Sec-independent protein translocase subunit TatA/TatB, whose translation is MLTLPVVSMPVIFGFLGGLGMQEMMIVAVLAVLLFGKNLPSVARSLGRSYADFKKGLSDIQSEFHSATKEVEDTVNDRGYSSKSVSSSNYDDYDDYAEATAPKFEPPPAEPQKLENG
- a CDS encoding Sec-independent protein translocase subunit TatA/TatB, which produces MGLGWQELLIVLFIVLLLFGSTKLPQLMRSLGQGVGEFKSGMKDKPVHDEDEEEAKKA
- a CDS encoding prenyltransferase/squalene oxidase repeat-containing protein; amino-acid sequence: MGALLADANSTWLSSHVIWNVMWVGLAVLTISLLVLMQTRWGQAKPLSKCVVLSIFAHLLLIAYAHMTQLFSPGPARTPAPLSFKLSNVAFEEKTDRQSPEQAQAKPWDVTNVAQLPSPQAAPLARPDSQPAVAADAPQDWPLEDAPLSEAIAPPVEMAEPTELVENHTAPVEPSIAPRGSMIAAAEIAAVAAAPVAAEAAAEVIDAMGNTPMAPTLARRDSTGPTVPEATPPQIEPSQDDRHMDDQIHQLAEMAATAAPADAIQSEIDQLRAADNRFDGPTATSPEGSDGTPAQLASARASGDQKKLAQLDQLGVPVPATSRRTLAASPLPLAMQARVADNQKDIIQAQGGDPRIEASIDAALVWLAANQEDDGRWDASRHSAGNEQKVLGHDRYGAGADADTGVTGLAVLAFMARGHTHLEGKHRTNVQHGLEFIISHQHDTGSLAGDARLFAQMYCHGIAMLALSEAYAMTRDDRIRPALEAALNYSFQSQHQTSGGWRYQPGDLGDTSQFGWQVLALHSAQLSGIETPERTRELMTRFLRSVSSGDHNGLASYRPGERTTPVMTAEALVCRVFMDAENSKETVEEAANYLARFEPGPGRPNLYFWYYGTIGMHQLQGERWHAWSASLQRQLLTSQRAGGLEAGSWDPDTVWGCYGGRVYSTAMATLSLEVYFRYLPIYYDLQNRPAPVAQAPLQVPAGGVRISSKPENLAPR
- a CDS encoding ExbD/TolR family protein; the encoded protein is MPLKTHIDETPTLNLTPMIDIVFLLIIFFMVGTKFTELERKIGLEVPAVNDVGALTAAPERKVVNIYRDGRIMLDRQELDIEQLQMALSAARGEYEDLGVLVRGDAEIPFQNVASVLNACRSAGINEMGISVRLAQRETNTR